CCGTCCTTTTCATTAACCACAAATCCCGAATCTGTAATTTTTATTTTATTAATCCAAGAATTATGAATATAGATATATTTATCTTTAGGGTTCGCTATAACTTTTTCGTTTGTTTCTGTGAGACGGACAAAGAAATCCTCTTCTTTTTCCCTATACATAAGATAGACCAAATCATTTTCTCTGTGCAAAAAAGTTTCCTTGATATTTTCCTTTGGTTCTATTAAATTGTCCTCAAAAAAAAGATTTCCTTCTTTGTCCAGCCTAAATCCTCGTCCTTCCTGGACTAAATAGCCACCGAAGACCCTTTCTTTAAGTTTTATTAGGGTGTCTTCTATAAAATATTCTTTTTCTATACCCTTTTTCCCAATATGGAGGTTATAAATGTTTCCTATGATACCATTTTTCATAAATTCATCTGCTTGGGAGAAAGAGATAATTTTCTCTTTTACAAGATTTTTTATGCTTAACCAAGATATATTAAGCAGACGGTCAAAAGCTAACCTGCGGTAATCAACCCCTTTTATTAATTTTTTTTCAATGGTGATATCTTTTTTGACAAAGTGGAATTTTTTATCCTTAAGCTTGTAGAGGTCGTAAGAAAAATCTATACGATATTCTCCCGCCCTTGCCCAAATTTTGCCATTGGAGGCATCAATAAGATTAGAAACAGAATCAAGAATTAATTTTTTACCTTCGTTTGTATATACAATCTGCACAAATATAAAAGCATAATTTTTACCTTCAAAATTTTTATCTCTGGATTCTAAAAATTCTATTCTGCCTTCCGAATCTATCTTCCATTGCTTGGCATTAAACAAAAGTTCTCCCTGAGGAGAAAAGATTGCTCCCTGAGAGATAAGGTAGTATTTTTCTGAATTTGTTTTATCAATAAGATAACTTTCAGACAAAAATTTTATATCTTCATATATTTCTTCTTGGGGAGGGTATTTCTTAAGATTTAATTTCTCTCTCAGAAAGAAATTTCCTTTATAGTGAAGGAAGTATTGAAATTCATCTTTTTTACCTAAAGAATAGAAAGGGATATGTTCTTGAATTTCCCCATCAAGACAGACAATTTTCTGACGCCTTGCATCAAAACTGTGCGAAACATAGTTCAAGGGATGCCAAACCCCTGTGGTTAAAATTTGATAATCACTCATATAACCGCCGGGCTTTTTCAAGAACATTGGGTTGTAAGCTTCTTGGTTGCGTGCAAAGAGGAACACTTTACTGCCAAGTTCTTTCTTTGCGTCCAGAATCAAACGAATTTCTTCTTCTACAAGAGATTCTTCCTCGGTGTCACTATGGTAAATAAAAGCAAGATGGCTCTTGGGGTTGAGGTTGTTCCGTAAGGCACGAAGTCCTTGGGTTATACAGGCATAGACCTCAGCGTTACTTTTTGCTTTTTGAGGTATATAGAGGGCAGAGAAGAAATTTGCGGGAATTATCTCTGTTTCTTGAATAAATGGGTCATCTTTAAGATAGAGGGGTTTTCTAAAAAAATAGAGAAATGTTGAGACCAGTAGATAAGGGATTTCGGAGAATATCTCTTTAAATAATATACTTACTAAGGAAATCGCTAATAATGATGAGCTAAACCAGTGGAATACGATAAAAGCAAATATAGAAGTAACAAAGAGGGTTAAGAATTCACAGGGCAATAAAAAACAAGTTCTAATGAGGAGGAGACGTTTTAGTCTCTTTTTCTCAAGGGGTGTTTTTACTTTGATAAATTTAAAGAGCGTAGAGCAGGTTTCCCCTAAAATTATTATAAATTTCCAGGCAATAATTAAAAAAAGTATAATAGATATTGCCAAAATCATCTTAGTCCAGTCGTTTTATCCCTAATGAAAGAGCAATCTCGCGTGCTTCTAAATATTCATCCCTCGTTATTGCTCTGCCTATATGAGGGAAGTGATGTGCTTCTCCACAAGGAGTATATTGGGACATAATGTTTACATAACTCTCAGAAGATATATTTCCAGCAATAAATTTCATAATCTCTTTTGTTTCTTTCGTTTGATTAGGCATTACCAGGTGTCTAATAAGTAAACCTCGCTGGGCAACACCATTTTCTATAATTAAATTCCCCACTTGGCCATGCATTTTTTTAAGAATTTTTTTTAAATTTTCAAAATAATCACTACAGGAGGATAATTCTTGGGATATCTGAGAAGAATAAAATTTTGTATCGGGCATATAGATGTCAATGATGCCTTCTAAAATATCGATAACCTCTTCCGATTCGTACCCTCCACAGTTATAAACCAAAGGGATTGTGAGTCCTTCTTCTATGGCAAAAGTTAAGGCTTCTAAAATCTGTGGAACAAAATGTGTTGGAGTGACCAAATTTATATTATGGCATTCAAGTTTTTGTAAGAAGAGCATAATTTTAGCTAATTCTTGAGAAGAGATTTCTTTTCCCTCGCCTAAGTGACTTATCTCATAATTCTGGCAGAAGACACACTTAAGGTTGCAGTGTGTAAAAAATATTGTTCCTGAACCGTGTTCACCTACTAGACATTTTTCTTCACCAAAATGGGGGAAATAAGAAGCGACAGTTGCTTTTTCTCCACCTCCACAGAATCCCTTTTCTCCTTCGGCACGTTTAGCTCGACATTTGCGAGGACAAAGTTGACAGGGGGATAACCTTTCTTTTAAATATTCTAATTTCTTCGTTATTTTGTCTCTATTCTTGAGATATAGAGGGAGCATAAGAAATTTTGAGCTTTTTAGGCTTTAAGTTTTGTTTGAGAAAATTTTTAAAAGACAGAGAAAGAGCAGACTCTAACTTTTGAATAATGAGAGCCTCCGGAGTGCATTCATAAAAAATACTTTTGAGATTTAAGAAGTTCACCGTATCTCTTTTTATAATATCTAAATACACGAGAATTTCTTTGGGGGTAACATTTTTATGATATTTATTTATAAATTCATGGATATATTCTACTTTCCGCGCGTAGGATAAAAATACCACCGGTGGTTGTAGAAGAAACATTGTTTTTTCTGCAACTTCTTTTAATTTTATATAATTTATTTCTTCCTTTGCTATCTTTAGGTGGCTTAACATCTCTTCCAAAGTTTTAGTATATTCTTCTATAGAATAAACGCGTAAAGGTTTTTCTCCCATTTCTATACTGTATATTTCACCTGTAAGAAATAAAAGTTCATGAATTAAATAATCATCCATTATTTCTTCCAAATATTTTTTGAACGTATTTACTAAAGAAAATATTTTTCCTACAGTTTTTGCTTCTCCTCCTGAGTGGAGGATTGGCCATGCATAATCTATTGCTTTCTGGATGGGGATATCTTTATTAAAAATTTCGTGAAAGCCATTTTTAATTTCTTGAGAAATCGTAAATAGTTGGGGGATAATTTCTCTTCTGGTGCTACCACGGTTTATTTCTTCGCTAAAGTAGTTTAGTATTGAATAATCCTCAAAATCAACTTTTCCCTTTGAAAATATTTTTTTATATAAATCCTCTAACCATCCATAATCTTCGATATATATTTTTAAGGTATCTTCCACTCCCAATCCTTCCAGAACTTTCCATGTAAGACTCGATGATTTATGAGGAGGAAGTTCTATTTTATAAATAGTTCTTGCTCTTTCTATAATATCTTTTTGTATTTTTTTTCTATCGTAAAAAGGTTGTGGATGGCATGGGTGTTTAGAGGTATTCTTATTTAATGAAAGAATTATTTTTTGTCTTTCGTTAAACGTCTCTTCTTCACCAGAAAAAATATGTCGAAGGAGTTCGGGGATAATTATCCTTCTTGTTTCTTTTAAAATTTCTTCTAATTTGGGGTAAATTTCTTGGAGGGTGGTTTTATTCTTAGAGTATTTTTGGAAGAAGATGTTGATAAAACCGTTCTGAAATTTAGCATATCTTTCTATCGCTTTTTTGAAACCGGATTTTACTTCCTCCGTAGATTTGGATGTTCGGAAGTTAGTAAATTCTTTTACCTCTTCCTCCGAAATTG
This genomic stretch from Candidatus Omnitrophota bacterium harbors:
- a CDS encoding radical SAM protein is translated as MLPLYLKNRDKITKKLEYLKERLSPCQLCPRKCRAKRAEGEKGFCGGGEKATVASYFPHFGEEKCLVGEHGSGTIFFTHCNLKCVFCQNYEISHLGEGKEISSQELAKIMLFLQKLECHNINLVTPTHFVPQILEALTFAIEEGLTIPLVYNCGGYESEEVIDILEGIIDIYMPDTKFYSSQISQELSSCSDYFENLKKILKKMHGQVGNLIIENGVAQRGLLIRHLVMPNQTKETKEIMKFIAGNISSESYVNIMSQYTPCGEAHHFPHIGRAITRDEYLEAREIALSLGIKRLD